In Lampris incognitus isolate fLamInc1 chromosome 13, fLamInc1.hap2, whole genome shotgun sequence, the genomic stretch CCCTAAGATCCTGGCCAAGGTGTTCAGCCGCGGGGCGCTGCAGACCTACCTGCCCCGCCTGCAGCGCGTCGTCCGCTCCGAGGTCGCCAAGTGGTGCTCGGAGCCCGGAGCGGTGGACGTTTACGCCGCCGCCAAGTCCCTCACCTTCCGCATCGCCGTCAGGGTGCTGCTGGGCCTGAACATGGACGAGGAGCGTCTGGTCTACCTGGCCCGCATCTTCGAGCAGCTGATGGACAACCTCTTCTCTCTGCCCTTCGACGCCCCGCTGAGCGGACTGCGGAAGGTGAGAGACCGGGACAGGGTCGTGACGCACGGGGGGCACATCTCCTTCTTTCTTCCGGGGATGGGCCACGACTTACAACCAGCAATATTCAGCTGCAAAcacataatcataatcataacaataataataataataatcctgagGGCTTATTGTGATAACTTTCCCATTGTTATTGTTGTGCTTTTCGTTCTCGTGTCTCGTGGTTAGCAGTTATCAGGCCGCTGCAGTGTCATTTTAATATTTCGTTATGAGGGAACAAATATTTAAAAGACTGTTAAAAGCTACAAGCCATGAtatgagaatgaatgaatgattaatatgaatgaatgaatgaatgattactatgaataaatgaatgattaatatgaatgaatgaatgattactatgaataaatgaatgattaatatgaatgaatgaatgaatgattactatgaataaatgaatgattaATAGGAATAAATGAACGAttaatatgaatgaatgaatgattaatatgaatgaatgaatgattactatgaataaataaatgattaaTAGGAATAAATGAATGATTACTATGAACgaatgaacgaacgaacgaacaaatgaatgaataaacaaacgaatgaatgaatggtttgatgaatgaatggatgaataaagGAAATAATTAGTATGAGTTTATATATTTGCTTAATGAATGACTAATGCCAGCGCGTGTGTTTGATGGACGCAGGGGATAAAGGCCAGGGAGATCCTGCACGCCAACATGGAGCAGATCATAGAGGAGAAGATGAGGAGGCAGCAGGCGGAGGAGTACTGCGACGCCTTCGACTACATTGTGCACAGCGCCAAGGAGCACGGCCACCAGCTCAGCACGCAGGAGCTCAAGGTGCGTGGCGGACCACCCTCTGCGCGCGCGCCGTTCCGGCTCTGCTGCGCGTTTAGACCTGACGAGATGAACTCGATAAAAACCCCCTTCTCAccagcctgcctgtctgtctgtctgtctgtctgcctgcctgtctgtctgtctgtctgtctgtctgtctgtctgtctgtctgtctgcctgtctgtctgtctgtctgtctgtctgcctgtctgtctgtctgtctgtctgtctgtctgcctgtctgtctgtctgtctgcctgcctgcctgtctgtctgtctgtctgtctgtctgtctgtctgtctgtctgtctgtctgcctgtctgtctgtctgtctgtctgtctgtctgtctgtctgtctgtctgtctgtctgcctgcctgtctgtctgtctgtctgtctgtctgcctgtctgtctgtctgtctgtctgtctgtctgtctgcctgcctgtctgtctgtctgtctgtctgtctgtctgtctgtctgtctgtctgcctgcctgcctgtctgtctgtctgtctctgcttgCAGGAGACGGCGGTGGAGTTGATATTCGCCGCCCACTCCACCACAGCCAGCGCCTCCACCTccctggtgctgcagctgcttcGCCACCCGGCGGTGGTGGAGAAGGCCCGGGCCGAGCTGGAGACGGAGGGCCTCGGCTGCGACTCCAACGGCAACCACGGCCTGTCCCGAGCGGGGCGCGCGACAGGAGACGGCGACGGCAGCACGCAACCGAGGTTTCCCCCaaacggagggggagggggggcccgGCACAGCCCGCACTGCGCCTCCTCTTCGTCAGACGAAGCCGACGGGGGAGACTTTCCCCTGTCCCGATCCCACATACCGGATCTCACCATGGAGAAACTGGGCCAGCTGCGGTACGTCGACTGTGTCGTGAAGGAGGTGCTCCGCTTCCTGCCGCCGGTGTCCGGCGGTTACCGAACCGCCCTGCAGACGTTCGAACTGGACGTAAGTTcgaacccccacccccatccccccgcccccccccccgtgtgttgcATTTTTTTTGTGCCGCCGCCGCGCCGGTCCCGTGGCTCGGCCGGGCAGCGGCCGTGATTGTGCTCTCACCGTTAGGCGACCTCTGAAGGGGAGCTGCCACATTTCATCACCGTCCCCCGTCCTGCCGGGCAGCCCGCACCTGACCTCCCCGCGCCCCTCATTTGCGGCGGGGCAACCGGAGTTCAGTCGGAGATCTGGAGCGATTAGATAGGAACACCAGAACAATATTGCAGCACAGATAGTGCCATTTATGCCCCCTCATTCTCCGGGTATGAATGCCCCCGTAGCCCGCGCGTAATTGGAGCTCCGCTGGGCTCTTTAAGCCGCCATTATGTGTGCGCGCTCAAGCGCGTCCTGGGCGCCAATAGCGGAGCCGCAAACCTCCAGAGACACAAATGAGTTTGGCCAAAATATGAATGAATGAGTGGAGGGATGAACGGATATATCAATTAactaaatatgtaaaaaaaaaaaaattatcaatGTGTTTTTAAAATGATTCGAAGATTGAGAGTGGAATTATCTTAGTTAAAATTAAACTCCTCTGCGCTGTGATGTAGTTTATTATAGACCACGTCAGCAAAACCAGCTGTTAACGTGCAGCCTGCCTGCGTATGAAGGCAGCATGTGTCCTGGTCCTGTCTGTCAGACGAGGTCCGTCAGGAGTCCCGCACGGCTGCAGCTGCTAACGAaatgaacacaaacaaacaatcaatAAATACATTAATTGATTAATTGACGCCTTTGTGTCCATATTGACCGTGATAGTCTGTCGTCGTCTTGCAGGGCTACCAGATCCCCCGAGGATGGAGCGTCATGTACAGCATCCGGGACACGCACGAGACGGCCGCGGTGTTCCAGAGCCCCGAGCGCTTCGACCCGGAGCGCTTCGGCGCCGGGCGCGAGGAGAGCCGGGCCGGCCGCTTCAACTACGTGCCGTTCGGCGGCGGCGTGCGCAGCTGCGTGGGGAAGGAGCTCGCCCAGATGATCCTGAAGACGCTGGCGGTGGAGCTGATCGGAACCACCACGTGGACTCTGTGCACGGAGACCTTCCCCAAGATGCAGACGGTGCCCATAGTGCACCCCGTCAACGGACTGCACGTGCGCTTCAGATACATCTACAACCGAGCGTAGACACGCGGGAGACCCGTGCGCGCCTTCCCGCGCCGCCTCGCGGCATAAATTACTGTTGAGTTTGCGCCAGCGAGAAATACGGGCTGACCTGAGAGGACCCCGCGCCCGGATCGGAGCTGTGTTGaaaaacagaacacacacacacacgcacacacacacacacacacacacacacacacacacacacacacacacacacacacacacacacacacacacacacaacaaaaacccGAACTCTGGTTGTGCAGCATGGACCCTGTTCAGGACAAGGTGACTGAGGAATGTGCTGCTGAGCGCGGAGGACGGAGCCCCGTCCTCCCTGACGGAGGAGCCCTGTCCTCCCTGACGGAGGAGTCATGTCCTCCCTGACGGAGGAGTCATGTCCTCCCTTACGATCACCGCAACNNNNNNNNNNNNNNNNNNNNNNNNNNNNNNNNNNNNNNNNNNNNNNNNNNNNNNNNNNNNNNNNNNNNNNNNNNNNNNNNNNNNNNNNNNNNNNNNNNNNNNNNNNNNNNNNNNNNNNNNNNNNNNNNNNNNNNNNNNNNNNNNNNNNNNNNNNNNNNNNNNNNNNNNNNNNNNNNNNNNNNNNNNNNNNNNNNNNNNNNAAAGCGCCGCTGTGACGAGGAAAACCGAGccactttttttttaagaatattACGGCCCTTTttttagctgggggggggggttacgcgaGCATTTACAGTATGGGCAAAGTGAGCTCCCCGAGCCCTT encodes the following:
- the LOC130123145 gene encoding cytochrome P450 26C1; the encoded protein is MFALAQLGVLSALATAVTSLLSALLLLALTKQLWSLRWTITRDEDSSLPLPEGSMGWPLVGETFHWLFQGSNFHISRRERHGNVFKTHLLGKPVIRVTGAENIRKILLGEHSLVCTQWPQSTRIILGPNTLVNSIGDLHKRKRKILAKVFSRGALQTYLPRLQRVVRSEVAKWCSEPGAVDVYAAAKSLTFRIAVRVLLGLNMDEERLVYLARIFEQLMDNLFSLPFDAPLSGLRKGIKAREILHANMEQIIEEKMRRQQAEEYCDAFDYIVHSAKEHGHQLSTQELKETAVELIFAAHSTTASASTSLVLQLLRHPAVVEKARAELETEGLGCDSNGNHGLSRAGRATGDGDGSTPHCASSSSDEADGGDFPLSRSHIPDLTMEKLGQLRYVDCVVKEVLRFLPPVSGGYRTALQTFELDGYQIPRGWSVMYSIRDTHETAAVFQSPERFDPERFGAGREESRAGRFNYVPFGGGVRSCVGKELAQMILKTLAVELIGTTTWTLCTETFPKMQTVPIVHPVNGLHVRFRYIYNRA